One genomic window of Corynebacterium sp. sy039 includes the following:
- a CDS encoding uracil-xanthine permease family protein has translation MTKRFGWSIHGDGKHIHPGAVVAPEERLSWARTIGVGMQHVVAMFGATLLVPTLTGFPVNTTLLFSGLGTIIFLLVTRNRLPSYLGSSFAFIAPLSAAQHYGIGAQAGSVLVTGLVLIAIGIIVKIAGKRVIDAVMPPTVTGAIVALIGLNLAPSATTNFQAQPLVACVTLLAILIFVVAGRGMVSRLGILFGVIVGWIFAAMTGNIAEEARQSIAEAAWVGVPQFHTPRFEISAIAVALPVLVVLIAENIGHVKAVSEMTERNLDDLAGDALIADGLATSLAGGFGGSGTTTYAENIGVMAATRVYSTAAYWVAAATAILLAFIPKFGALIFSIPAGVLGGATVMLYGLIGMLGIRIWQDNKVDFNNPVNLSCAAIALIAGIGNLTLSIAGIQLEGIAWGSAGIIIVYPIMRYLYAACGEGSR, from the coding sequence GTGACGAAAAGATTTGGTTGGTCTATCCACGGAGATGGAAAACATATTCATCCGGGTGCAGTAGTTGCCCCTGAAGAGCGCCTTTCTTGGGCGCGCACTATCGGTGTTGGTATGCAACACGTTGTAGCAATGTTTGGTGCGACCTTGTTGGTGCCTACTTTAACTGGTTTTCCAGTTAATACCACATTATTATTCTCTGGTCTTGGCACGATCATATTCCTGCTTGTTACCAGGAATAGGCTCCCATCCTACTTAGGCTCTTCTTTTGCTTTTATTGCACCTCTTAGTGCCGCACAGCATTATGGTATTGGTGCTCAGGCTGGTTCCGTGCTCGTGACTGGTCTTGTACTTATTGCCATTGGCATTATTGTAAAAATAGCTGGTAAAAGAGTTATTGATGCTGTTATGCCGCCGACGGTCACCGGTGCCATTGTTGCATTGATTGGTCTTAATTTAGCGCCAAGTGCAACCACTAATTTTCAGGCACAACCGCTTGTCGCGTGTGTGACTTTGCTGGCGATTTTGATTTTCGTAGTAGCAGGGCGCGGTATGGTTTCGCGTTTAGGTATTTTATTTGGCGTTATTGTCGGCTGGATTTTTGCGGCTATGACTGGCAATATCGCCGAAGAAGCACGCCAGAGTATCGCTGAAGCTGCGTGGGTTGGGGTTCCACAGTTCCATACTCCGCGATTTGAGATTTCTGCTATTGCAGTGGCACTTCCGGTGTTGGTGGTATTGATTGCGGAAAACATTGGTCATGTTAAAGCTGTCAGCGAAATGACGGAACGCAATTTAGATGATCTAGCAGGAGATGCTTTGATTGCCGACGGTCTTGCTACGTCTTTGGCAGGTGGTTTTGGTGGATCTGGGACTACTACATATGCAGAAAATATCGGTGTTATGGCAGCTACACGTGTCTATTCTACGGCTGCCTATTGGGTAGCTGCTGCTACTGCTATCTTGTTGGCGTTTATTCCTAAGTTTGGTGCTTTGATTTTTAGTATTCCCGCAGGAGTGCTTGGTGGGGCAACAGTAATGCTCTATGGTTTGATTGGTATGCTTGGCATTCGTATTTGGCAGGATAATAAAGTGGATTTTAATAATCCTGTCAATCTTAGTTGCGCTGCTATTGCTTTGATAGCAGGTATTGGTAATTTGACATTAAGTATTGCGGGGATCCAATTAGAAGGAATTGCATGGGGTTCCGCGGGGATTATTATCGTGTACCCGATCATGAGATACTTGTACGCAGCTTGTGGTGAAGGTTCGCGCTAG
- the pyk gene encoding pyruvate kinase → MERRTKIVCTLGPAVASEEKILRLVQDGMNVARLNMSHGEHEDHEKNYHWVRKATDETGKAVGILADLQGPKIRLGRFIDGATVWENGETVRITVDDIEGTHDRVSTTYKNLAKDAKPGDRLLVDDGKVALVCTGVEGDDVVCEVVEGGPVSNNKGVSLPGMDISVPALSEKDIRDLRFALNLGVDFIALSFVRSPQDVELVRAVMDEEGRRVPVIAKIEKPEAVDALESIVLAFDGIMVARGDLGVEVALEQVPLMQKRAIQIARENAKPVIVATQMLDSMIENSRPTRAEASDVANAVLDGADAVMLSGETSVGIDPHNVVRTMSRIVKYAETSGQVPDLAHIPRTKRGVISYSARDIAERLNAKALVAFTTSGDTAKRVARLHSQLPLLVFTPSQAVRSQLALTWGAQTFLTPEIKDTDDMLKQIDEQLLAMEEYERDDMVVLVAGTPPGISGNTNMIHVHLLGEEVHV, encoded by the coding sequence ATGGAACGTCGCACAAAAATTGTTTGTACATTAGGCCCTGCAGTAGCAAGTGAAGAAAAAATACTTCGACTGGTGCAAGACGGCATGAATGTGGCTCGCTTGAATATGTCGCATGGTGAGCATGAAGATCATGAGAAAAACTACCATTGGGTGCGCAAAGCAACTGATGAAACAGGAAAAGCAGTCGGTATTCTTGCTGATCTCCAAGGGCCAAAAATTCGCCTAGGGCGCTTTATCGACGGTGCAACAGTATGGGAGAACGGTGAAACTGTGCGCATCACCGTCGACGATATAGAAGGAACGCACGATCGCGTATCAACCACTTATAAGAACTTGGCTAAAGATGCAAAGCCTGGTGATCGTTTGCTTGTCGACGATGGAAAAGTAGCATTGGTATGCACTGGTGTCGAAGGCGACGATGTTGTTTGCGAAGTGGTAGAAGGCGGACCAGTATCTAATAACAAAGGTGTTTCTTTGCCAGGTATGGACATTTCGGTACCTGCTCTTTCTGAAAAAGATATTCGTGATTTACGTTTTGCCCTTAACCTTGGTGTTGACTTCATTGCACTTTCTTTTGTGCGTTCCCCGCAAGACGTGGAATTAGTTCGCGCAGTTATGGATGAAGAAGGCAGGCGCGTGCCAGTTATCGCTAAGATCGAAAAACCAGAAGCAGTTGATGCTTTGGAGTCAATTGTTTTGGCTTTCGACGGCATTATGGTCGCTCGTGGTGATCTTGGTGTTGAAGTGGCGCTTGAGCAAGTGCCACTGATGCAGAAGCGTGCTATTCAGATTGCTCGTGAGAATGCAAAGCCAGTTATTGTTGCTACTCAGATGCTTGATTCGATGATTGAGAACTCTCGTCCTACTCGTGCTGAGGCATCGGATGTGGCAAATGCAGTGCTTGATGGTGCAGATGCAGTTATGCTTTCTGGAGAAACCTCTGTGGGTATTGATCCGCATAACGTAGTGCGTACGATGTCTCGTATTGTGAAATACGCGGAAACTTCTGGTCAGGTGCCAGATTTAGCGCATATTCCACGTACTAAGCGTGGTGTTATTTCTTATTCAGCGCGAGATATAGCAGAGCGCCTTAATGCTAAGGCCTTGGTTGCTTTTACTACGTCTGGTGATACCGCAAAGCGTGTGGCTCGTTTGCATTCTCAATTACCATTGTTGGTGTTTACTCCTTCGCAGGCAGTACGCAGTCAATTAGCGTTGACCTGGGGTGCGCAAACCTTCCTTACTCCAGAAATTAAAGATACTGATGATATGCTCAAGCAGATTGATGAGCAATTATTAGCAATGGAAGAATATGAACGTGATGATATGGTAGTTCTTGTTGCTGGTACACCACCAGGAATTTCTGGAAACACCAATATGATTCATGTGCACCTGTTAGGAGAAGAAGTACACGTATAG
- a CDS encoding MFS transporter, whose amino-acid sequence MSQDSHNTISVQERRRVLGATLVGTAIEWYDFFIYAQAAGLVFATHFFKPAGDGTIAQILAWATLGISFLFRPLGAIIAGHLGDRYGRKIVLSATLILMGATTTLIGALPTYASIGIAAPILLVILRVLQGFSAGGEWGGAALLSVEHAPQGKRGYFGAFPQIGVPLGLTLATSVLLLLNILFGAEAYLNWAWRIPFLISFILVVVGIIVRRKVSESPVFEEIRGRKAESSTPLGVLLKHHFPTVLKAALIFAANNVAGYMVIAFMASYAVKTLGMPQKQIFVCVIIAAIVWTFLTLWSGALSDRIGRVQTFLIGYLLLLAISIPMWFMIDMKSIWLFALAMLLLTPGLALSYGPQSALYAEMFDREIRYSGVAFSYALGSILGGAFASTIAQLLLNRTGASWTIGVYLAVMCVISIIALLRTPRDLAQREL is encoded by the coding sequence ATGTCTCAAGACTCGCACAATACTATTTCAGTGCAAGAACGTCGTAGAGTCCTCGGCGCAACCCTTGTGGGTACAGCAATCGAATGGTACGACTTTTTCATCTATGCGCAAGCAGCTGGATTAGTTTTCGCAACCCACTTTTTTAAGCCAGCTGGCGACGGCACCATCGCACAAATCCTCGCCTGGGCAACACTGGGAATCAGCTTCCTCTTCCGCCCACTTGGAGCTATTATCGCTGGTCACCTAGGTGACCGCTATGGGCGAAAAATTGTTCTTTCTGCAACTCTAATCCTCATGGGTGCTACCACCACCCTTATTGGTGCGCTACCTACCTACGCCTCCATTGGTATTGCAGCACCAATTTTGCTCGTGATCCTACGCGTCCTCCAAGGCTTTTCTGCCGGTGGAGAATGGGGAGGTGCAGCTTTGCTCTCTGTCGAACACGCGCCACAAGGCAAACGCGGTTATTTCGGAGCATTCCCACAAATCGGAGTCCCACTTGGTCTTACTCTTGCTACCTCAGTGTTGCTCTTGCTCAACATTCTCTTCGGTGCAGAAGCATACCTGAACTGGGCATGGCGCATCCCATTCCTCATTAGCTTTATTTTGGTTGTTGTCGGCATTATCGTACGTCGCAAAGTAAGCGAATCACCCGTATTTGAGGAGATCCGCGGACGCAAAGCCGAATCAAGCACACCGCTGGGGGTCTTGCTCAAACATCACTTCCCTACTGTGCTCAAAGCAGCATTGATCTTTGCCGCCAACAATGTTGCTGGTTATATGGTGATTGCATTCATGGCATCCTATGCAGTAAAAACCTTAGGAATGCCGCAAAAACAAATTTTTGTATGCGTTATTATCGCTGCTATCGTCTGGACTTTCCTTACCCTCTGGAGTGGCGCACTCAGCGATCGCATCGGACGCGTACAAACATTCTTAATCGGCTACCTCCTCTTGCTAGCTATCTCTATTCCTATGTGGTTCATGATCGACATGAAATCAATCTGGCTCTTCGCTCTAGCCATGCTGCTCCTTACCCCTGGTTTAGCGCTAAGCTATGGACCACAATCCGCTCTGTACGCCGAAATGTTTGATCGAGAAATTCGCTACTCAGGTGTAGCTTTCTCCTACGCCCTTGGGTCTATCCTCGGCGGGGCCTTTGCCTCGACGATCGCCCAATTGCTACTCAACCGCACTGGCGCTAGCTGGACAATTGGTGTCTACCTCGCCGTTATGTGTGTAATTTCTATCATCGCACTTCTACGCACTCCAAGAGATCTTGCTCAACGAGAACTCTAA
- the lgt gene encoding prolipoprotein diacylglyceryl transferase, with translation MNVTQLAFIPSPPQGVWHIGPVPIRAYALCIITGIIIALWVGTRRYSARGGNKDVVFDAAIIVIPAGILGGRIYHVLTDHDKYFCDSCNPVEVFAITNGGLGIWGAVMLGTAAVWLYLRHKKIPFAPFADAIAPGVIIAQAVGRLGNWFNQELYGAPTSVPWGLELYYRVDNNGNLAPLTGHSTGEVMSVVHPTFLYELLWNVLIFLVLLWADKRFTLGHGRVFVLYVAGYTFGRFFVENMRTDDAMLIMGMRINAWMSIIVFILACIAFFVMKKGRETPEHVRGETAENSEDKAVTA, from the coding sequence ATGAACGTCACGCAATTAGCTTTTATTCCGTCACCGCCGCAGGGAGTGTGGCATATTGGTCCGGTTCCTATTCGTGCTTATGCTTTATGCATTATTACAGGAATTATCATTGCCTTGTGGGTAGGAACTCGTCGATATAGCGCACGAGGTGGTAATAAAGATGTTGTTTTCGATGCAGCGATAATTGTCATTCCTGCAGGTATTTTGGGTGGACGCATTTATCATGTGCTCACTGATCACGACAAATACTTTTGCGATTCATGCAACCCTGTCGAAGTTTTCGCTATTACTAATGGTGGCTTGGGTATTTGGGGTGCCGTTATGTTGGGTACTGCGGCGGTATGGTTATATCTTCGCCATAAAAAAATTCCTTTTGCCCCTTTTGCTGATGCGATTGCCCCTGGTGTCATTATTGCTCAAGCAGTAGGTCGATTGGGGAATTGGTTTAACCAGGAACTTTATGGTGCCCCAACATCTGTTCCTTGGGGGCTAGAGCTTTATTATCGTGTGGATAATAACGGTAATTTAGCGCCTCTGACAGGTCATTCTACTGGTGAGGTTATGTCAGTGGTTCATCCGACTTTTCTTTATGAACTGCTGTGGAATGTACTTATTTTTCTCGTGCTGCTGTGGGCGGATAAGCGGTTCACACTAGGGCATGGGCGAGTGTTTGTGCTCTATGTAGCGGGTTATACTTTTGGTCGTTTCTTCGTAGAGAATATGCGCACTGACGACGCCATGCTCATCATGGGTATGCGTATTAATGCGTGGATGTCTATCATTGTTTTCATTCTTGCGTGCATTGCTTTCTTCGTGATGAAGAAAGGTCGCGAAACTCCTGAGCACGTCAGAGGGGAGACTGCTGAAAATAGTGAAGATAAAGCTGTTACTGCGTAA
- the trpC gene encoding indole-3-glycerol phosphate synthase TrpC yields the protein MTTVFDEIIAGVIEDVSAREAEISYKEMKARSYDCPPPRDAMAALKNVGCSIIAEVKKAAPGHVIAHTIEPTALAAEFEAGGAHMIACQTERRNFKGSLEDMYAVRQAVSVPVMCRDFIIDPYQIHEARYYGADMIPLRVGALTQSRLESLIDRTESLGMTALVEVHTPAEATRAMQASAKVIGINARDLSTMTIDKKIFADIAPGLPQDTIRVALSGVRSSKELLTYASQGADAVVIGEELVRAASPRSFTRALVAAGQHPSCPSRF from the coding sequence ATGACTACAGTATTCGATGAGATCATTGCTGGGGTTATCGAAGATGTATCTGCACGTGAAGCAGAAATTTCTTATAAAGAGATGAAAGCGCGTTCTTATGACTGTCCACCACCTCGTGATGCGATGGCCGCACTGAAAAATGTTGGTTGCAGTATTATCGCTGAGGTTAAGAAGGCGGCTCCAGGGCACGTCATTGCCCATACTATTGAGCCAACGGCACTGGCTGCAGAGTTTGAGGCCGGTGGAGCACATATGATTGCGTGTCAAACAGAACGGCGGAATTTTAAGGGCTCATTAGAAGATATGTATGCGGTGCGTCAAGCAGTAAGCGTGCCAGTGATGTGCCGTGATTTTATTATTGATCCGTATCAGATACATGAAGCGCGTTATTATGGTGCAGATATGATTCCACTAAGAGTGGGGGCGTTGACGCAATCGCGTTTGGAGTCGTTAATTGATCGCACAGAGTCTTTAGGCATGACGGCTTTAGTGGAGGTGCATACTCCTGCGGAGGCTACGCGTGCTATGCAGGCATCGGCTAAGGTGATTGGGATTAATGCTCGTGATTTATCAACAATGACCATTGATAAGAAAATTTTTGCTGATATAGCTCCTGGTTTACCGCAAGATACTATTCGTGTTGCTTTGTCTGGGGTGCGTTCTAGTAAAGAATTACTCACGTATGCTTCTCAAGGTGCTGATGCAGTAGTCATAGGTGAGGAATTGGTGAGGGCTGCGTCACCGCGTTCTTTTACTCGCGCATTAGTAGCTGCTGGTCAGCATCCCTCTTGTCCATCGCGTTTCTAA
- a CDS encoding TIGR02234 family membrane protein codes for MAKQNIKAVIGILLGGGIIWVSSRMPWISVEAFDDKAGRITTSVRGALWSNELTAFALLLVAAAVVSLALRRLARRIIAVNAAIAAALGAWPPMQLLLHKPDYERIVHLLSSENSRSRAQDPVVLNDWAEIIRADVQTLSLCVALFGCALAFVAAVVLVLRPGTDGARANQYERKAQRRQRIREDLISDPESGRVIWDALDADIDPTSDSSGSSRMP; via the coding sequence GTGGCTAAACAAAATATCAAAGCAGTTATCGGAATTCTTCTCGGCGGTGGCATCATATGGGTCTCATCGCGAATGCCGTGGATCTCAGTTGAGGCTTTCGACGATAAAGCAGGGCGTATTACCACTAGTGTTCGCGGTGCTCTATGGAGTAATGAGCTTACTGCATTTGCCTTATTGCTGGTGGCAGCTGCGGTAGTTTCTTTAGCTTTGCGACGGCTAGCCAGAAGAATAATTGCTGTCAATGCTGCGATTGCAGCGGCTTTAGGCGCATGGCCACCTATGCAATTATTACTGCATAAACCAGATTATGAACGCATAGTGCATTTGCTTTCCTCTGAGAATTCACGTTCGCGCGCGCAGGATCCAGTTGTTCTTAATGATTGGGCAGAGATTATCAGAGCAGATGTGCAGACTTTATCGTTGTGTGTGGCATTATTTGGTTGTGCTCTAGCTTTTGTAGCGGCAGTGGTGTTGGTGCTACGACCAGGTACGGATGGTGCGCGAGCCAATCAGTATGAGCGCAAAGCTCAACGTCGTCAGCGTATCCGTGAGGATCTCATTTCTGATCCTGAATCTGGGCGTGTGATTTGGGATGCGTTAGACGCAGATATCGATCCAACAAGTGACTCGTCTGGCTCATCGAGAATGCCTTGA
- the hisI gene encoding phosphoribosyl-AMP cyclohydrolase, with protein MSNEDNPAQYQLDPAIAQRVKFNDQGLVPAVVQSETQEVLMLAWMDAHALAYTLATRKGTYYSRSRQQYWIKGATSGNVQYVRQVRLDCDGDTVLMVVEQTGAACHTGTRTCFDDDVLLEE; from the coding sequence ATGAGCAACGAGGATAACCCAGCTCAGTATCAACTTGATCCTGCCATTGCACAGCGAGTGAAATTTAATGACCAAGGTCTTGTACCTGCTGTTGTTCAGTCTGAAACTCAAGAAGTATTGATGCTTGCGTGGATGGATGCACATGCTCTTGCTTATACCTTGGCTACGAGAAAAGGAACATATTACTCTCGGTCGCGTCAGCAATACTGGATCAAGGGGGCTACCTCCGGCAATGTTCAATATGTGCGGCAGGTACGCTTGGATTGTGATGGTGATACTGTGCTGATGGTCGTAGAACAAACCGGAGCTGCGTGTCACACAGGTACACGAACTTGTTTTGATGACGATGTGTTGCTTGAAGAATGA
- the hisF gene encoding imidazole glycerol phosphate synthase subunit HisF, translating into MAVAVRVIACLDVDQGRVVKGVNFADLKDAGDPVALAARYEAEGVDELTFLDVSASKDGRGTMLEVVRRTADQVFIPLTVGGGVRTAEDVHELLHAGADKVSVNTAAIARPELLRELSQQFGAQCIVLSIDARRSADGSATYPSGFEVTTHGGTRSAGLDAVQWAQQAQELGVGEILLNSMDGDGTKQGFDLELIEKVRSVVTIPIIASGGAGRAEHFPPALAAGAQAVLAASIFHFCEVSIAEVKDALRENQWEVRTYEQRG; encoded by the coding sequence ATGGCAGTAGCAGTCAGAGTCATCGCTTGTCTTGATGTTGATCAAGGCAGAGTTGTGAAAGGAGTAAATTTCGCAGACCTCAAAGATGCCGGTGATCCGGTGGCATTGGCTGCTCGCTATGAGGCTGAAGGCGTGGATGAGCTGACGTTCTTAGACGTTTCTGCCTCGAAAGATGGTCGCGGTACGATGCTTGAGGTAGTACGTCGAACCGCAGATCAGGTTTTTATTCCGCTTACTGTTGGTGGAGGAGTACGTACTGCCGAGGACGTTCATGAATTACTACACGCGGGTGCAGATAAGGTCAGTGTGAATACTGCAGCCATTGCACGCCCAGAGTTGTTGCGTGAACTTTCTCAGCAATTCGGTGCTCAATGTATCGTATTGAGCATTGATGCGCGTCGTAGTGCAGATGGTAGTGCAACGTACCCTAGTGGTTTTGAGGTTACTACTCATGGTGGTACTCGTTCAGCAGGGCTTGATGCAGTGCAATGGGCACAGCAGGCTCAAGAATTAGGCGTGGGGGAGATTTTGCTTAATTCTATGGATGGCGATGGCACCAAGCAGGGGTTTGATCTTGAGCTTATCGAAAAAGTGCGTTCCGTGGTCACTATTCCCATCATTGCTTCTGGAGGTGCAGGTAGGGCTGAACATTTTCCACCTGCATTAGCAGCGGGAGCCCAAGCAGTGCTTGCCGCGTCGATTTTTCACTTCTGCGAAGTCTCGATAGCCGAGGTAAAAGATGCCTTACGTGAAAATCAGTGGGAGGTGCGCACCTATGAGCAACGAGGATAA
- a CDS encoding inositol monophosphatase family protein — protein MHDIRELYHIAESAIAGAEKIFCAGIHRQTVQELKARGDFATDIDLEIERYLRTHLYEATGITVVGEEYGGQQGSPQWVVDPIDGTANYATHNPMSAILLSLLIDDQPVVALTAMPLLSQTFGAYKNSPLLCNGQPYQYNMRSRRRCAHVGIGAMGSAHDEIPSSARQEIFQRLCTTSLRPRITGSVGIDLAYAAAGIFDAAISFSPNIWDNAAGVLLVQAAGGVVSDLSGKPWHPGACGLVAGSAVAHEEIMSVLA, from the coding sequence ATGCACGATATTCGCGAGCTTTATCATATTGCTGAATCTGCAATAGCTGGGGCGGAAAAGATTTTTTGCGCTGGTATCCATAGGCAGACAGTGCAAGAGCTGAAAGCACGCGGCGATTTTGCTACTGACATTGATCTAGAGATTGAGCGCTACTTACGGACGCATTTATATGAAGCCACGGGGATTACCGTCGTAGGCGAAGAATATGGTGGTCAGCAGGGTTCCCCGCAATGGGTTGTTGATCCTATTGACGGCACAGCAAATTATGCTACGCATAATCCCATGTCTGCCATTTTGCTCAGTTTGCTTATCGACGATCAACCCGTCGTCGCGCTGACCGCAATGCCATTGTTATCGCAAACATTTGGTGCCTATAAGAACTCGCCTTTACTATGCAATGGACAACCATACCAGTACAATATGCGCTCTCGTAGGCGCTGTGCTCATGTGGGAATTGGTGCTATGGGGTCTGCTCATGATGAGATACCTAGCAGCGCTAGGCAGGAAATTTTCCAAAGACTCTGTACTACGTCCTTGCGCCCACGTATTACTGGTTCGGTAGGTATTGACCTTGCATATGCAGCAGCAGGAATTTTCGATGCTGCGATTAGTTTTAGCCCGAATATTTGGGATAATGCTGCAGGAGTGTTGTTGGTGCAAGCAGCGGGTGGAGTAGTAAGTGATTTGTCCGGCAAGCCTTGGCATCCTGGAGCCTGTGGATTGGTAGCTGGAAGTGCGGTAGCGCATGAAGAAATAATGAGTGTGCTTGCCTAG
- the priA gene encoding bifunctional 1-(5-phosphoribosyl)-5-((5-phosphoribosylamino)methylideneamino)imidazole-4-carboxamide isomerase/phosphoribosylanthranilate isomerase PriA yields the protein MAFTLLPAVDVVSGQAVRLEKGAAGTEKFYGSPLEAALNWQSQGAQWLHFVDLDAAFGRGSNYELMAQVVGSLDIAVELTGGIRDDASLEKALATGARRVNIGTAALENPTWIAQCIDKYGEKIAIDLAVLEENGQWRARGRGWVSDGGDLWEVLERFDSYGCQRFIVTDVSKDGALSGVNVDLLREVSAATDAQIVASGGISSIDDILAVAQYENEGIDSAIIGKALYENRFSLKEALEAVAGQ from the coding sequence ATGGCATTTACCCTCCTTCCCGCTGTTGATGTTGTTTCAGGGCAAGCAGTGCGTCTAGAAAAAGGTGCGGCTGGTACCGAAAAGTTTTATGGTAGTCCACTTGAAGCTGCACTCAATTGGCAGAGTCAAGGAGCACAGTGGTTGCATTTTGTTGATCTTGATGCTGCTTTTGGTCGTGGTTCTAATTATGAACTGATGGCGCAGGTCGTTGGCTCATTGGATATTGCTGTGGAATTAACGGGTGGTATTCGTGATGATGCTTCCTTGGAAAAGGCACTTGCCACTGGGGCACGTCGAGTGAATATCGGTACGGCAGCGTTAGAAAATCCAACCTGGATCGCACAGTGCATTGATAAGTATGGTGAGAAAATTGCTATTGATCTTGCCGTACTTGAAGAAAATGGGCAGTGGCGGGCACGTGGGCGTGGCTGGGTGAGTGACGGTGGCGATTTATGGGAAGTGTTGGAGCGTTTTGATTCCTATGGCTGCCAGCGCTTTATCGTGACAGATGTGTCAAAAGATGGGGCATTAAGTGGAGTTAATGTGGATCTTTTGCGTGAGGTTTCCGCAGCAACTGATGCACAAATTGTAGCTTCAGGGGGTATTTCAAGTATTGACGATATTCTTGCTGTGGCTCAGTATGAAAACGAAGGCATAGACTCTGCGATTATCGGAAAAGCCTTGTACGAAAACCGTTTTAGTCTCAAAGAGGCTCTTGAGGCGGTAGCAGGACAATAA
- the hisH gene encoding imidazole glycerol phosphate synthase subunit HisH, which yields MKTVALLDYGAGNIRSACRALERVGAQVEITQDPHIAVEADGLLVPGVGAYAACMQGLKAIRGDRIIGQRLAGSRPVFGICVGMQILFDQGVEHGQETQGCGQWPGVVEQLKADILPHMGWNTVVSPEQSELFSGLDAATRYYFVHSFGVRRWDFVEDGLTQPPLVTWAQHEDDRFIAAIENGPLWATQFHPEKSGDAGAQLLENWLAQL from the coding sequence ATGAAAACTGTGGCGCTATTGGATTATGGTGCAGGAAATATCCGTTCAGCCTGCCGAGCACTCGAACGGGTAGGGGCACAAGTTGAAATAACCCAAGACCCACATATTGCTGTAGAAGCAGATGGATTACTTGTTCCAGGAGTGGGAGCCTACGCAGCTTGTATGCAGGGACTCAAAGCCATCAGAGGAGATCGTATTATTGGTCAGCGCCTTGCTGGATCGCGCCCAGTGTTTGGTATTTGTGTAGGTATGCAGATTCTCTTTGATCAAGGAGTAGAGCATGGGCAAGAAACCCAAGGATGTGGCCAATGGCCGGGGGTTGTGGAACAACTCAAGGCTGATATTTTGCCGCATATGGGGTGGAATACTGTTGTTTCTCCTGAGCAATCTGAACTTTTCTCTGGTCTAGATGCAGCTACGCGATACTATTTTGTGCATTCTTTTGGCGTACGACGTTGGGATTTTGTTGAAGATGGGCTAACACAACCGCCTCTTGTGACGTGGGCACAGCATGAAGATGACCGCTTTATTGCTGCTATAGAAAATGGTCCGCTGTGGGCAACACAGTTTCATCCAGAAAAATCGGGTGATGCCGGGGCACAGCTATTAGAAAATTGGTTAGCGCAGTTATAA
- the hisB gene encoding imidazoleglycerol-phosphate dehydratase HisB — protein sequence MPHVRRAMIQRTTKETDISVELNLGGTGTVEIDTGIAFFDHMLTAFGVHGAFDLKVKAQGDIHIDAHHTIEDTAIVLGQALAQAVGDKKGMRRFGSCQLPMDEALVEAIVDFSGRPYFVMTGEPEHLVHSVIGGHYATVINAHFFESLAYNAGITLHIRCLYGRDPHHITEAEYKAVARAFREALSADERLRGIPSTKGTL from the coding sequence ATGCCTCATGTGCGTCGTGCCATGATACAGCGCACCACCAAAGAAACCGATATTAGCGTTGAGCTGAATCTTGGTGGCACTGGAACCGTGGAAATCGATACAGGTATTGCTTTCTTTGACCATATGCTCACCGCTTTTGGAGTACATGGCGCTTTTGACCTTAAAGTTAAAGCACAAGGCGACATCCACATTGATGCCCACCACACCATTGAAGACACAGCAATCGTACTTGGCCAAGCACTCGCACAAGCTGTTGGCGACAAAAAAGGCATGAGACGCTTTGGTTCCTGTCAGTTACCTATGGATGAAGCCCTCGTCGAAGCAATCGTTGATTTTTCCGGGCGCCCATATTTCGTTATGACCGGGGAACCAGAACATCTAGTGCACTCTGTTATTGGCGGACATTATGCGACGGTAATCAACGCGCATTTCTTCGAGTCGCTTGCTTATAATGCGGGCATCACATTACATATTCGTTGTCTCTATGGTCGGGACCCGCACCACATTACTGAGGCGGAATATAAAGCGGTAGCGCGTGCTTTCCGAGAAGCACTGAGTGCTGATGAGCGCCTACGAGGTATTCCGTCTACTAAAGGAACATTGTGA